A portion of the Luxibacter massiliensis genome contains these proteins:
- a CDS encoding tyrosine-type recombinase/integrase, producing MAKTRKDERGRALRKGEVQRASDKRYMYTYTDPLGRRRSIYAQDLATLREKEKQLMKDQLDGLDLYVAGKATINDTYDRYISTKYDLRATTRSNYDYMYNRFVRHTFGKKKIADIKYSDVLQFYCYLLKKEKLSLGTLDSVHTLLHPTFQLAVRDEIIRKNPSDGVMKEVSKKADKTRGVRHALTREQQRAFMEYISNHPVYYHWWPLFTVLLGTGCRIGEALGLRWDDLDFDNRILSINHSLVYYPVGESRKSVLRISKPKTEAGIRTIPMLDIVRDAFHMEHEEQEETGFNETEIDGMTGFVFVNRFGSVLNPQAVNRTIKRIISGYNAEEVINAKRERREPIILPDFSCHHLRHTFCTRLCEHETNLKVIQAIMGHRNIETTMDIYAEATDQKKQESFENLSKLDIF from the coding sequence ATGGCAAAGACACGGAAAGATGAGCGGGGAAGAGCACTCAGGAAAGGAGAAGTACAGAGGGCATCAGACAAGCGGTATATGTACACCTATACGGATCCATTGGGCAGGCGTAGGTCCATATACGCGCAGGATTTGGCAACGCTTCGAGAAAAAGAAAAGCAGCTGATGAAGGATCAATTGGATGGTTTGGATCTGTATGTTGCAGGTAAGGCCACCATAAATGATACCTATGATCGGTATATCTCTACGAAGTATGATTTGCGGGCGACTACACGCAGCAATTACGATTACATGTATAATCGCTTTGTCAGACATACTTTCGGTAAGAAGAAAATCGCAGACATTAAGTATTCGGACGTACTCCAGTTTTACTGCTACTTGCTTAAAAAGGAAAAGTTATCGTTAGGGACGCTGGACTCAGTTCATACCCTGCTTCACCCGACATTCCAATTGGCGGTTCGAGATGAAATCATTCGGAAAAATCCGTCAGACGGAGTTATGAAGGAAGTCAGCAAGAAGGCAGATAAGACAAGAGGCGTGAGACATGCTTTAACGAGAGAGCAGCAAAGAGCATTTATGGAGTATATTTCCAATCACCCAGTGTATTATCATTGGTGGCCGTTATTTACGGTTTTGCTTGGAACTGGCTGCCGAATTGGAGAAGCACTGGGACTTCGATGGGATGATCTTGATTTTGATAATCGGATTCTGAGTATTAATCACAGTCTGGTTTATTACCCAGTTGGAGAATCGAGAAAGTCTGTTCTGCGGATATCAAAGCCGAAAACGGAGGCCGGTATCAGAACGATCCCTATGCTTGATATTGTACGTGATGCTTTTCACATGGAGCACGAGGAGCAGGAAGAAACAGGATTCAACGAGACCGAGATTGATGGAATGACTGGTTTTGTATTTGTCAATCGTTTTGGCTCAGTTTTAAATCCGCAGGCTGTGAATCGTACTATCAAGCGAATTATCAGTGGGTATAATGCGGAAGAGGTTATCAATGCTAAGCGTGAGCGGCGAGAGCCGATTATTCTTCCAGATTTCTCCTGTCATCACTTGAGGCATACCTTTTGTACAAGACTCTGTGAGCATGAAACAAATTTAAAAGTGATTCAGGCAATTATGGGCCATCGGAATATCGAAACGACGATGGATATCTATGCCGAGGCCACTGATCAAAAGAAGCAAGAATCTTTTGAAAACTTATCAAAATTGGACATCTTTTAG
- a CDS encoding condensation domain-containing protein, with amino-acid sequence MTKMGRPKVDNAKRKSITVRLSDKTYDELTRYAAEHKMTKTEVALRSLEEYLSKQK; translated from the coding sequence ATGACGAAAATGGGTAGACCGAAGGTGGACAACGCAAAGCGTAAATCCATTACGGTTCGGTTATCAGACAAAACCTATGATGAGTTGACCAGGTATGCTGCTGAACACAAGATGACAAAGACAGAGGTTGCCCTGCGAAGTTTGGAAGAGTATTTGTCCAAGCAAAAATAA
- a CDS encoding DUF6462 family protein — translation MGYKRKDVEQTKQYAKKFVRYKEGAEKYSLGLTKFQELAKEAKAVYKIDGIALVNCEIFEKFLESFREF, via the coding sequence ATGGGCTACAAAAGGAAAGATGTAGAGCAGACGAAGCAGTATGCAAAAAAGTTTGTGCGCTACAAAGAAGGAGCGGAGAAATACAGCCTTGGACTGACAAAGTTTCAGGAACTCGCAAAGGAGGCAAAGGCTGTCTATAAGATTGATGGTATTGCTTTAGTTAATTGCGAAATTTTTGAAAAGTTTTTGGAGTCATTCCGAGAATTTTGA
- a CDS encoding helix-turn-helix domain-containing protein: MNRIEFEKMLQAAVSGSHEALEQLFLLYAPLIDKHSKIDGQIDEDLRQYLLIHIALNISKFVI, encoded by the coding sequence TTGAATCGCATAGAATTTGAAAAGATGCTTCAGGCGGCAGTTTCCGGCAGTCATGAGGCTCTGGAGCAACTATTTTTGCTGTATGCACCGTTAATTGATAAACATAGTAAAATTGACGGTCAGATAGATGAAGATTTAAGACAGTATCTATTGATACATATCGCGCTCAATATTTCAAAATTTGTCATTTAG
- a CDS encoding sigma-70 family RNA polymerase sigma factor, with amino-acid sequence MNHQQKSERDELRARFTVWLETTVYRARLKYLEREKPKVDTVSIEELPESALSVLEQTSHCGISGSAFDFEEERLAEAFAKLPIKRQEILTMLFVEERKPEEIARLLNCSPQHVYDQRYQALKKLRIALTKDGDKF; translated from the coding sequence ATGAACCACCAGCAGAAGTCTGAACGTGACGAGCTGCGAGCCAGATTTACAGTTTGGCTGGAAACTACAGTTTACCGTGCCAGACTCAAATATTTGGAACGGGAGAAACCCAAGGTAGATACAGTTTCAATTGAGGAATTACCAGAGAGCGCTTTATCTGTTCTTGAACAAACCTCACATTGTGGAATATCAGGATCTGCTTTTGATTTTGAAGAGGAACGGTTGGCAGAGGCGTTTGCAAAACTGCCAATAAAACGGCAGGAGATACTGACAATGCTGTTTGTGGAGGAGCGAAAACCGGAGGAAATTGCCCGGCTATTAAATTGTTCTCCGCAGCATGTTTACGACCAGCGTTATCAGGCATTGAAGAAGCTGCGCATAGCATTGACAAAGGACGGTGATAAATTTTGA
- a CDS encoding helix-turn-helix domain-containing protein has product MDYVILGKNIRKYRQMRGMRQEDLAEICDCGNSHIGQIENARGIPSLDMIVRIANALSVTVDQLLKEYYSEPEKVYLREIAERIEKYPVKQRVYACEGLAEFLNTIEKFSQTDE; this is encoded by the coding sequence ATGGACTATGTTATTTTAGGCAAGAATATTCGGAAGTACCGACAAATGCGCGGAATGCGCCAGGAAGATTTGGCGGAGATCTGTGATTGCGGGAATAGCCATATCGGCCAAATAGAAAATGCGAGAGGGATTCCAAGTCTGGATATGATTGTACGGATTGCAAATGCTCTTTCAGTAACAGTAGATCAATTGCTCAAAGAGTATTATTCAGAACCTGAGAAGGTCTATTTGCGAGAGATTGCGGAACGTATTGAGAAGTATCCGGTAAAGCAGCGTGTATACGCTTGCGAAGGTCTGGCTGAATTTTTGAATACCATTGAAAAATTCAGTCAAACAGATGAATAA
- a CDS encoding ParM/StbA family protein yields the protein MLIAIDHGNYAIKTTNHSFISGLSEHTVKPPMTDEILEYGGKYWTLSGRRLSYMRDKTQDDRYFILTLFAIAKELENGGNYTPVEQVQLAVGLPPEHFGALKDRFANYFKRDGIIKFVYGDRPYSIKIDRVMVFPQAYAAVIPQSSLVVHTVRMFIVDIGGYTTDVLLLKNGKPDLQFCRSLETGIITMNNEIIRKVGALHDMRIEDEHISAVLQCENTILPEDVKETIREATKLHAQDILNQLRELQVDLRSNPAVFIGGGSILLRPFLINSPLVAKADFVESPNANALGYEMLGRKTLSLRPLG from the coding sequence ATGTTAATCGCAATCGACCACGGCAACTACGCCATTAAGACTACAAACCATTCTTTCATTTCCGGGCTTTCTGAGCACACGGTTAAGCCACCCATGACAGATGAGATTTTGGAGTATGGAGGAAAATACTGGACTTTGAGTGGACGCCGTCTGAGTTATATGAGGGACAAAACCCAGGATGACCGTTATTTCATCCTGACATTATTTGCAATCGCCAAAGAGCTGGAGAATGGAGGCAATTATACGCCGGTCGAACAGGTTCAGCTGGCTGTTGGACTACCACCTGAGCATTTTGGTGCTTTAAAAGACAGATTCGCCAATTATTTCAAAAGAGACGGAATTATCAAATTTGTTTATGGTGACAGGCCATACAGCATTAAGATAGACCGTGTTATGGTGTTCCCGCAGGCATATGCCGCTGTTATTCCCCAGAGCAGTCTGGTGGTTCATACGGTTCGTATGTTTATCGTTGATATTGGTGGTTATACCACCGATGTGCTGCTCTTGAAGAATGGAAAACCAGATTTGCAGTTTTGCCGGAGCCTGGAAACTGGTATTATTACTATGAACAATGAAATCATACGAAAGGTTGGTGCGCTTCATGATATGCGTATCGAAGATGAGCATATTAGTGCAGTGCTTCAGTGCGAGAATACCATTCTGCCGGAGGATGTCAAGGAGACAATTCGTGAAGCGACGAAGTTACATGCACAGGATATTCTGAACCAGCTTAGAGAATTGCAAGTGGATTTGCGTTCTAATCCGGCAGTTTTTATCGGAGGGGGAAGTATACTTTTAAGGCCTTTCCTGATAAATTCGCCTCTGGTAGCAAAGGCGGATTTTGTGGAATCTCCGAATGCGAATGCGCTGGGATATGAAATGTTGGGCAGGAAAACGCTTTCTCTTCGTCCACTTGGATAA
- a CDS encoding DUF3854 domain-containing protein, whose protein sequence is MEIFHMSDVVSLLGIPMPPSGRSSYYVQCPCCDENPRKKHLNINLKKEVYRCPRCGIYGGIFDLYSLYTGVPRDKVRKALVEKLGMPDHRPKPQKRIQPQAKPECPITDVDTRHATYSALLDKLTLAADHKENLLGRGLTEDDIIRLGYRTTPVVGMTAIADKLQSEGMYLAGVPGFYRNESGTWTFIHEERGILIPMRDRQGRIQGLQIRRDKVKKRKFRWVSSTERPDGCPAEGWTHLAGPVRPMLVLTEGPMKADVIHALTGLTVLAVPGVNSLTQLETTLSDLRAEGGAEIKTAFDMDFATNYHVQNGYNNLLSLLGNMGFQFGTYLWDPRYKGLDDYIWEYCFQKRH, encoded by the coding sequence ATGGAAATATTTCATATGAGCGATGTTGTTTCGCTGCTGGGAATCCCGATGCCGCCGTCTGGAAGAAGCTCCTATTATGTGCAGTGTCCCTGCTGTGACGAAAACCCACGGAAAAAGCATTTGAACATCAATTTGAAAAAAGAAGTGTATCGCTGTCCGCGGTGCGGAATATATGGTGGTATATTTGATCTGTATTCCTTATATACCGGAGTTCCGCGTGACAAAGTGCGAAAAGCTCTGGTTGAGAAACTGGGAATGCCTGATCACCGGCCTAAACCCCAAAAGAGGATACAGCCGCAGGCAAAGCCTGAATGCCCAATAACGGATGTTGATACCCGTCATGCCACATACAGTGCGCTGCTTGATAAGCTGACGCTGGCGGCAGACCATAAAGAGAACCTGCTTGGCAGAGGGCTGACGGAGGATGATATTATTCGGCTTGGATATAGAACAACACCTGTGGTCGGTATGACAGCGATTGCCGATAAACTTCAATCTGAAGGGATGTACTTAGCTGGGGTTCCTGGTTTTTATAGGAATGAAAGCGGTACATGGACTTTTATTCATGAAGAGCGCGGTATCTTAATTCCAATGAGGGATCGGCAAGGAAGGATTCAGGGACTTCAGATACGCAGAGATAAAGTGAAAAAGAGAAAATTTCGCTGGGTATCCAGTACGGAGCGACCGGATGGTTGCCCTGCAGAAGGGTGGACACATCTTGCAGGCCCGGTTAGGCCTATGCTGGTGCTGACAGAAGGTCCTATGAAAGCTGACGTGATTCATGCACTGACTGGTCTGACAGTGCTGGCGGTTCCTGGGGTTAATTCTCTGACACAGCTTGAAACAACCCTTAGCGATTTACGTGCAGAAGGGGGTGCAGAGATTAAGACTGCTTTTGATATGGATTTTGCGACCAACTACCATGTACAAAACGGTTACAACAATCTTCTCAGTCTTCTTGGCAATATGGGATTTCAGTTCGGTACTTACCTGTGGGATCCACGCTATAAGGGACTGGATGATTATATCTGGGAATATTGTTTTCAAAAGAGGCATTAA
- a CDS encoding DUF4313 domain-containing protein yields MCKKTKKIRFKWEFGDEMVSLHVNQYAYGGRLHIGMINYGEDGPEPFADMTVNLPAYDLEDNEAFINGDISKDLLRFIRENKLGKVLPYTVKSGYGRYAAVAFDLEKLAEYDPTGVASFKENCGL; encoded by the coding sequence ATGTGTAAAAAAACAAAAAAGATTCGTTTCAAATGGGAGTTTGGAGATGAAATGGTCTCGCTGCATGTCAATCAATATGCTTATGGCGGGCGGCTGCACATCGGTATGATCAATTACGGAGAAGATGGTCCGGAACCCTTTGCAGATATGACGGTCAACCTACCGGCCTATGATCTGGAGGATAACGAAGCATTTATTAACGGAGATATCAGCAAAGACCTGTTAAGGTTTATCAGGGAGAACAAGCTGGGAAAGGTGTTGCCATATACCGTGAAATCTGGATACGGCAGATATGCGGCGGTGGCATTTGATCTGGAAAAGCTGGCGGAATACGATCCTACAGGGGTTGCGTCATTTAAGGAAAACTGTGGGTTATAA
- the recD2 gene encoding SF1B family DNA helicase RecD2 gives MLCEFDRLIYPQSITAVDASSYMIALYHPCEKIKDSTGNTVTQVKAVGYCLPTSSNLRYDMLGHWSKNPKFGVQFEVESYNEVVIPTKEGIIAYLSSGQIKGIGPKIAEKIYAVFGQQSLEVLDKEPERLLAIPGISEIKLKKIYDSYLVNRGARDVVAFLSPHGITPNRAVRLYKEYGEKTMDIVKNHPYQLCDMAGIGFKTADHIAMSMGFDQLSTERVDEGLLYTLADAEAKGHLCMEKHEFVKACLKILDTPALTLEMVANRAARLVFSGQLVSYQGNVYRSKTAHVEEQLASAIHQQMKHRKMHSYGDLDAAIDAEEQKLKMKFAPEQRKAVKMALTQGLSIITGGPGTGKTLIQRAILDIYQKNNPKSEICCCAPTGRAARRMEQATGVPASTVHKALGLMADEDGDYDGPEALTADLIVVDEISMLDVYLAGYLFDAVKYGAQMVLIGDADQLPSVGPGAVLSEMIASGCIPVVRLDKVFRQNAGSRIATNAKLIRHGNVGLEYGDDFQFINSPRLSDSAKLIVDLYLRETEKYGVDNVALLTPYRQKTETGVNALNEHLREKVNPPDAQKPEVVFGNRKFRCGDKVMQIKNHDDVNNGDIGYIRKIIRIGDDTTVHVDFGDGRMKEYDSSELDMLDLGYASTIHKSQGSEYQSVIINLQCAHSIMLTRPLIYTAITRGKERVTIVGEKRALCISIKRTDTEKRGTCLAKRLQGFA, from the coding sequence TTGCTATGTGAATTTGATAGGCTCATATATCCACAGAGTATTACGGCTGTTGATGCCAGCAGTTATATGATTGCACTCTACCATCCATGTGAAAAGATCAAAGATAGCACAGGGAACACGGTTACGCAGGTGAAAGCAGTGGGATATTGCTTACCTACATCAAGCAATCTGCGCTACGACATGCTTGGGCATTGGAGTAAAAATCCCAAATTTGGCGTCCAGTTTGAAGTGGAGAGTTACAACGAAGTGGTAATACCGACGAAGGAAGGCATCATTGCCTATCTTTCTTCCGGGCAGATTAAAGGGATTGGTCCCAAGATAGCGGAGAAAATTTACGCAGTTTTTGGCCAGCAGTCACTGGAGGTACTGGATAAAGAACCGGAAAGGCTTCTTGCCATACCAGGTATCAGTGAGATAAAACTGAAAAAAATCTATGATTCTTATCTGGTTAATCGTGGCGCCCGGGATGTGGTGGCATTTCTGTCACCGCATGGCATTACGCCGAACCGAGCGGTACGCCTATACAAAGAGTATGGGGAAAAGACGATGGATATTGTAAAAAACCATCCCTACCAGCTCTGCGACATGGCCGGGATTGGCTTCAAGACGGCAGACCATATTGCTATGAGCATGGGGTTTGACCAGCTATCGACCGAGCGTGTGGATGAAGGACTCCTGTATACGCTGGCGGATGCGGAAGCTAAAGGGCATCTCTGTATGGAGAAACATGAGTTTGTGAAAGCTTGTCTAAAAATTCTGGATACGCCTGCACTGACTTTAGAAATGGTGGCGAATCGCGCCGCAAGGCTGGTTTTCAGCGGACAGTTGGTGTCATATCAGGGCAATGTGTACAGGTCAAAAACTGCACATGTAGAAGAACAACTTGCCTCTGCCATTCATCAGCAGATGAAGCACCGGAAAATGCACAGCTATGGGGATTTGGATGCCGCCATAGATGCAGAGGAGCAGAAACTGAAAATGAAGTTTGCACCGGAGCAGCGCAAAGCGGTAAAGATGGCTCTGACGCAGGGACTTTCCATTATCACTGGTGGACCTGGAACAGGAAAGACTTTGATACAACGTGCCATTTTAGATATTTATCAAAAAAACAATCCCAAAAGTGAAATCTGCTGTTGTGCCCCTACGGGTAGGGCAGCAAGGAGGATGGAGCAGGCAACCGGGGTTCCGGCTTCAACCGTTCATAAAGCCCTTGGGCTGATGGCGGATGAGGACGGAGACTATGATGGACCCGAAGCGCTTACTGCAGATCTGATTGTGGTAGATGAGATTTCCATGCTGGATGTTTATCTGGCCGGATATCTGTTTGATGCAGTGAAATATGGCGCACAGATGGTGCTGATTGGCGATGCAGATCAGCTACCCTCGGTGGGGCCCGGCGCAGTGCTCAGTGAGATGATTGCCAGCGGATGTATCCCAGTTGTGCGGTTGGACAAGGTATTTCGTCAGAATGCGGGAAGCCGCATCGCGACAAATGCGAAGCTGATCCGCCATGGGAATGTGGGTCTGGAGTATGGGGACGACTTTCAGTTTATCAATTCTCCCAGACTCTCTGATTCTGCCAAACTCATTGTCGATCTCTATCTGCGGGAAACTGAGAAATATGGGGTCGATAACGTGGCGCTGCTTACGCCATACCGGCAAAAGACGGAAACCGGAGTCAATGCGCTGAATGAGCACTTGCGTGAGAAGGTGAACCCGCCGGATGCACAGAAGCCGGAGGTTGTTTTCGGAAATCGAAAATTTCGGTGTGGGGATAAGGTTATGCAGATCAAAAACCATGATGATGTCAATAACGGCGATATCGGCTATATCAGAAAAATTATCCGCATTGGCGATGACACTACAGTTCATGTGGACTTTGGTGACGGGCGCATGAAAGAGTACGATTCCAGTGAATTGGATATGTTGGATTTAGGTTATGCCTCTACTATCCATAAATCGCAGGGATCGGAGTACCAGTCCGTCATCATCAATCTGCAGTGCGCCCATTCCATCATGCTGACAAGGCCTCTTATCTATACGGCAATTACACGAGGAAAAGAGCGTGTAACCATTGTCGGGGAAAAAAGGGCGCTTTGTATTTCAATCAAAAGAACTGACACAGAAAAACGCGGCACCTGCCTCGCTAAGCGGCTGCAGGGGTTTGCTTGA
- a CDS encoding DUF7768 domain-containing protein translates to MENIYYEGWEQELVYQFLPYDRCKKRAYICSPLSADTNEGIAQNMQATRAYMFYAMKKMRMNASAPHAYLPMILCDNIPSDRALALQFGLELLKGSDILLICGNRISSGMRGEIAHAIRLKIPMIAFDEGVYLEVQKELTKRGCDKRKVRLDRENFLMGISAPLSYLENAEMFR, encoded by the coding sequence ATGGAAAACATTTATTATGAAGGTTGGGAGCAGGAGTTGGTTTATCAGTTCCTGCCATATGACAGGTGCAAAAAAAGGGCGTATATCTGCTCGCCGCTCAGTGCAGACACGAATGAAGGGATTGCACAGAACATGCAGGCGACAAGGGCGTATATGTTCTATGCCATGAAAAAGATGCGTATGAACGCAAGTGCGCCACATGCGTACCTCCCGATGATCCTTTGCGACAATATTCCATCTGATAGAGCGCTTGCCCTTCAGTTCGGTCTGGAACTGCTGAAAGGCAGCGATATCCTGCTGATATGCGGTAACCGGATCAGCAGTGGGATGCGTGGGGAAATTGCCCATGCAATCCGCCTGAAGATACCGATGATTGCTTTTGATGAGGGTGTATACCTGGAAGTACAAAAGGAACTGACAAAGCGTGGCTGCGATAAGCGGAAAGTTCGCCTGGACAGGGAGAATTTCCTGATGGGTATCTCCGCTCCTTTGTCATATCTTGAAAATGCGGAGATGTTCCGATGA
- a CDS encoding YqaJ viral recombinase family nuclease: MAKPIVLCDTAGMTNDRWLECRMHGPKGDIPYTVGGSDVAAIFGVSPWTTPLELWKIKKGQMKPAKKANANQLQMGHLLEPVAAYWYGAKTGNTVTEDTNLYQHADHPYALANFDRRFTRASDNEPGILECKSCTYHKADEWADGAIPLYYELQLRFYLAVADVNIGAFSAVWGNNPDNDLAMPEIIRDKAKEDMIFERLDEWIWSLENDKPPTMADVAPKLALESLARIYGASQAGLPTIEFSRKYESPLRRIAMLQGKISECNREIKTYEKEIEAHSVRIAEVMKEHEHGVLETTSDKLLIDFVTKTTRRPDSKALKEKYPAIYTDVLKASESRKVKVSVQPI, translated from the coding sequence ATGGCAAAACCGATTGTTCTTTGTGATACCGCAGGTATGACGAATGACAGATGGCTGGAATGCCGTATGCACGGCCCCAAAGGGGATATTCCCTATACCGTGGGTGGAAGCGATGTTGCAGCTATTTTTGGTGTATCACCATGGACGACTCCGCTGGAGCTGTGGAAAATCAAAAAAGGGCAAATGAAGCCTGCAAAAAAAGCCAATGCCAATCAATTGCAAATGGGACATCTTTTAGAGCCGGTTGCTGCCTATTGGTATGGTGCAAAGACAGGCAATACCGTTACAGAAGACACGAATCTGTATCAGCACGCAGATCATCCTTACGCTCTTGCCAATTTCGACCGGCGCTTTACACGGGCGTCCGATAACGAACCGGGAATTTTGGAGTGTAAAAGCTGTACTTATCACAAAGCGGATGAGTGGGCAGATGGAGCGATTCCGCTCTACTATGAACTGCAGCTGAGGTTTTATCTTGCGGTAGCGGATGTGAACATTGGCGCTTTTTCTGCCGTTTGGGGAAATAATCCGGACAATGATCTGGCAATGCCTGAGATTATTCGTGATAAGGCGAAGGAGGATATGATCTTTGAACGCCTGGACGAATGGATCTGGAGCCTTGAGAATGATAAACCCCCGACAATGGCAGATGTTGCACCAAAGCTTGCTTTGGAGTCACTGGCAAGGATTTATGGTGCAAGTCAGGCGGGACTTCCAACAATAGAGTTTTCCCGCAAGTATGAATCGCCCTTGCGCAGAATTGCAATGCTTCAAGGGAAAATCTCTGAATGCAACAGAGAAATCAAAACATATGAAAAGGAGATTGAAGCACATAGTGTGCGAATTGCCGAAGTCATGAAGGAGCATGAGCATGGCGTCTTGGAGACGACCAGCGATAAGCTTCTGATTGATTTTGTGACAAAAACAACCCGCAGGCCCGATTCCAAAGCCTTGAAGGAAAAATACCCGGCAATTTATACTGATGTTCTAAAAGCATCGGAAAGCCGCAAGGTAAAGGTGTCGGTCCAGCCAATTTAG